The genomic region GGTGGCGTTGCGTGCCGATGTCGAGTTGGGCGGTACCGATCAGAAGTTCAACCTGCTGATGGGGCGTGAGCTGCAGCGTGCGTATGGGCAAGAGGCGCAGTGCATTCTGACCATGCCTTTGCTGGAGGGGTTGGATGGCGTCAAGAAGATGTCCAAGTCCTTGGGTAACTACGTTGGTATCCAGGAAGCGCCGGGTGTGATGTACGGCAAGTTGGTTTCGATTCCGGATGCACTGATGTGGCGTTACTTTGAGCTGCTGAGCTTCCGCTCGATGGATGAGATCAATGCATTGCGTGCTGAAGTGGAAGCTGGTGCGAATCCGCGGGATGTGAAGATCAAGCTGGCGGAAGAGATCGTTGCGCGCTTCCACGGCGAAGAGGCTGCTGCCAGCGCTCACCGTGCTGCGGGTAACCGTATGAAGGATGGCGAGCTGCCGGATGATCTGCCTGAGGTTGAATTGACTGCTGCCGAGGCAATGCCGATTGCTGCTGTCCTTAATAAGGCGGGCCTGGTGAAGAACTCGGCAGTGGCGCGCGACCTTCTGGGTTCTGGCGGTGTGCGTATAGATGGTGAGGTTGTTGATCGCACCTTTATATACGAGCTGGGCGCGACTCACGTTTGCCAGGCCGGCAAGAAGGCATTTGCGCGTATTACGCTTAAATCCGAATAAACCTGAAATTAACTGTTGACGGCGATTTATATCTGTCTATAATTCGCCCCACTTCCGGCGCAGTCGAAACGGAAAACTCCTTGGTAAACAAGGAGTTATGTAGGTTTCGACAGCGGGCTGCTTCAGATCATCGAAGCCCAGAAGGAGTTGATAGGGACGTGTTGTTTAGCTCTATTAACGGTTCGATCTTCTCGGTCGAAAGCGGAGAAAAAGAGGTGTTGACAGCAGCGTGTAACGCTGTAGAATTCGCCTCCCGCTAACGAGAGATCGGAAGCGCAAGTGGTTGAAGTTACAAAGGAAACTTTGAAAACTTCTGAAAATAATCACTTGACAGCAAATGAGGCTGCTGTAGAATGCGCGCCTCGGTTGAGACGAAAGATCTTAACCAACCGCTCTTTAACAACTGAATCAAGCAATTCGTGTGGGTGCTTGTGGAGTCAGACTGATAGTCAACAAGATTATCAGCATCACAAGTTACTCCGCGAGAAATCAAAGATGTAACCAACGATTGCTGAGCCAAGTTTAGGGTTTCTTAAAAACCCAAAGATGTTTGAACTGAAGAGTTTGATCATGGCTCAGATTGAACGCTGGCGGCAGGCCTAACACATGCAAGTCGAGCGGTAGAGAGAAGCTTGCTTCTCTTGAGAGCGGCGGACGGGTGAGTAATGCCTAGGAATCTGCCTGGTAGTGGGGGATAACGTTCGGAAACGGACGCTAATACCGCATACGTCCTACGGGAGAAAGCAGGGGACCTTCGGGCCTTGCGCTATCAGATGAGCCTAGGTCGGATTAGCTAGTTGGTGGGGTAATGGCTCACCAAGGCGACGATCCGTAACTGGTCTGAGAGGATGATCAGTCACACTGGAACTGAGACACGGTCCAGACTCCTACGGGAGGCAGCAGTGGGGAATATTGGACAATGGGCGAAAGCCTGATCCAGCCATGCCGCGTGTGTGAAGAAGGTCTTCGGATTGTAAAGCACTTTAAGTTGGGAGGAAGGGCAGTAAATTAATACTTTGCTGTTTTGACGTTACCGACAGAATAAGCACCGGCTAACTCTGTGCCAGCAGCCGCGGTAATACAGAGGGTGCAAGCGTTAATCGGAATTACTGGGCGTAAAGCGCGCGTAGGTGGTTCGTTAAGTTGGATGTGAAATCCCCGGGCTCAACCTGGGAACTGCATTCAAAACTGACGAGCTAGAGTATGGTAGAGGGTGGTGGAATTTCCTGTGTAGCGGTGAAATGCGTAGATATAGGAAGGAACACCAGTGGCGAAGGCGACCACCTGGACTGATACTGACACTGAGGTGCGAAAGCGTGGGGAGCAAACAGGATTAGATACCCTGGTAGTCCACGCCGTAAACGATGTCAACTAGCCGTTGGGAGCCTTGAGCTCTTAGTGGCGCAGCTAACGCATTAAGTTGACCGCCTGGGGAGTACGGCCGCAAGGTTAAAACTCAAATGAATTGACGGGGGCCCGCACAAGCGGTGGAGCATGTGGTTTAATTCGAAGCAACGCGAAGAACCTTACCAGGCCTTGACATCCAATGAACTTTCTAGAGATAGATTGGTGCCTTCGGGAACATTGAGACAGGTGCTGCATGGCTGTCGTCAGCTCGTGTCGTGAGATGTTGGGTTAAGTCCCGTAACGAGCGCAACCCTTGTCCTTAGTTACCAGCACGTAATGGTGGGCACTCTAAGGAGACTGCCGGTGACAAACCGGAGGAAGGTGGGGATGACGTCAAGTCATCATGGCCCTTACGGCCTGGGCTACACACGTGCTACAATGGTCGGTACAGAGGGTTGCCAAGCCGCGAGGTGGAGCTAATCCCAGAAAACCGATCGTAGTCCGGATCGCAGTCTGCAACTCGACTGCGTGAAGTCGGAATCGCTAGTAATCGCGAATCAGAATGTCGCGGTGAATACGTTCCCGGGCCTTGTACACACCGCCCGTCACACCATGGGAGTGGGTTGCACCAGAAGTAGCTAGTCTAACCTTCGGGAGGACGGTTACCACGGTGTGATTCATGACTGGGGTGAAGTCGTAACAAGGTAGCCGTAGGGGAACCTGCGGCTGGATCACCTCCTTAATCGACGACATCAGCTGCTCCATAAGTTCCCACACGAATTGCTTGATTCATTGAAGAAGACGATAAGAAGCAGCCCGAAATTGGGTCTGTAGCTCAGTTGGTTAGAGCGCACCCCTGATAAGGGTGAGGTCGGCAGTTCGAATCTGCCCAGACCCACCAATTTTGTGTGGGAAACGCCTGTAGAAATACGGGGCCATAGCTCAGCTGGGAGAGCGCCTGCCTTGCACGCAGGAGGTCAACGGTTCGATCCCGTTTGGCTCCACCACTACTGCTTCTGAAAGTTTTGAAAGCTTAGAAATGAGCATTCCATCGTTGTGATGGTGAATGTTGATTTCTAGTCTTTGATTAGATCGTTCTTTAAAAATTTGGGTATGTGATAGAAAGATAGACTGAACGTTACTTTCACTGGTAACGGATCAGGCTAAGGTAAAATTTGTGAGTAATTGCGAATTTTCGGCGAATGTCGTCTTCACAGTATAACCAGATTGCTTGGGGTTATATGGTCAAGTGAAGAAGCGCATACGGTGGATGCCTTGGCAGTCAGAGGCGATGAAAGACGTGGTAGCCTGCGAAAAGCTTCGGGGAGTCGGCAAACAGACTTTGATCCGGAGATGTCTGAATGGGGGAACCCAGCCATCATAAGATGGTTACCTTACACTGAATACATAGGTGTATGGAGCGAACCAGGGGAACTGAAACATCTAAGTACCCTGAGGAAAAGAAATCAACCGAGATTCCCTTAGTAGTGGCGAGCGAACGGGGACTAGCCCTTAAGTGGCTTTGAGATTAGCGGAACGCTCTGGAAAGTGCGGCCATAGTGGGTGATAGCCCTGTACGCGAAAATCTCTTAGTCATGAAATCGAGTAGGACGGAGCACGAGAAACTTTGTCTGAATATGGGGGGACCATCCTCCAAGGCTAAATACTACTGACTGACCGATAGTGAACTAGTACCGTGAGGGAAAGGCGAAAAGAACCCCGGAGAGGGGAGTGAAATAGATCCTGAAACCGTATGCGTACAAGCAGTGGGAGCAGACTTTGTTCTGTGACTGCGTACCTTTTGTATAATGGGTCAGCGACTTATTTTCAGTGGCGAGCTTAACCGAATAGGGGAGGCGTAGCGAAAGCGAGTCTTAATAGGGCGTCTAGTCGCTGGGAATAGACCCGAAACCGGGCGATCTATCCATGGGCAGGTTGAAGGTTGGGTAACACTAACTGGAGGACCGAACCGACTACCGTTGAAAAGTTAGCGGATGACCTGTGGATCGGAGTGAAAGGCTAATCAAGCTCGGAGATAGCTGGTTCTCCTCGAAAGCTATTTAGGTAGCGCCTCATGTATCACTGTAGGGGGTAGAGCACTGTTTCGGCTAGGGGGTCATCCCGACTTACCAAACCGATGCAAACTCCGAATACCTACAAGTGCCGAGCATGGGAGACACACGGCGGGTGCTAACGTCCGTCGTGAAAAGGGAAACAACCCAGACCGTCAGCTAAGGTCCCAAAGTTATGGTTAAGTGGGAAACGATGTGGGAAGGCTTAGACAGCTAGGAGGTTGGCTTAGAAGCAGCCACCCTTTAAAGAAAGCGTAATAGCTCACTAGTCGAGTCGGCCTGCGCGGAAGATGTAACGGGGCTCAAACCATACACCGAAGCTACGGGTATCACCTTCGGGTGATGCGGTAGAGGAGCGTTCTGTAAGCCTGTGAAGGTGAGTTGAGAAGCTTGCTGGAGGTATCAGAAGTGCGAATGCTGACATGAGTAACGATAATGGGTGTGAAAAACACCCACGCCGAAAGACCAAGGTTTCCTGCGCAACGTTAATCGACGCAGGGTTAGTCGGTCCCTAAGGCGAGGCTGAAAAGCGTAGTCGATGGAAAACAGGTTAATATTCCTGTACTTCTGGTTATTGCGATGGAGGGACGGAGAAGGCTAGGCCAGCTTGGCGTTGGTTGTCCAAGTTTAAGGTGGTAGGCTGGAATCTTAGGTAAATCCGGGATTCTAAGGCCGAGAGCTGATGACGAGTTATCTTTTAGATGACGAAGTGGTTGATGCCATGCTTCCAAGAAAAGCTTCTAAGCTTCAGGTAACCAGGAACCGTACCCCAAACCGACACAGGTGGTTGGGTAGAGAATACCAAGGCGCTTGAGAGAACTCGGGTGAAGGAACTAGGCAAAATGGCACCGTAACTTCGGGAGAAGGTGCGCCGGTGAGGGTGAAGGACTTGCTCCGTAAGCTCATGCCGGTCGAAGATACCAGGCCGCTGCGACTGTTTATTAAAAACACAGCACTCTGCAAACACGAAAGTGGACGTATAGGGTGTGACGCCTGCCCGGTGCCGGAAGGTTAATTGATGGGGTTAGCTAACGCGAAGCTCTTGATCGAAGCCCCGGTAAACGGCGGCCGTAACTATAACGGTCCTAAGGTAGCGAAATTCCTTGTCGGGTAAGTTCCGACCTGCACGAATGGCGTAACGATGGCGGCGCTGTCTCCACCCGAGACTCAGTGAAATTGAAATCGCTGTGAAGATGCAGTGTATCCGCGGCTAGACGGAAAGACCCCGTGAACCTTTACTATAGCTTTGCACTGGACTTTGAATTTGCTTGTGTAGGATAGGTGGGAGGCTTTGAAGCGTGGACGCCAGTTCGCGTGGAGCCAACCTTGAAATACCACCCTGGCAACTTTGAGGTTCTAACTCAGGTCCGTTATCCGGATCGAGGACAGTGTATGGTGGGTAGTTTGACTGGGGCGGTCTCCTCCTAAAGAGTAACGGAGGAGTACGAAGGTGCGCTCAGACCGGTCGGAAATCGGTCGTAGAGTATAAAGGCAAAAGCGCGCTTGACTGCGAGACAGACACGTCGAGCAGGTACGAAAGTAGGTCTTAGTGATCCGGTGGTTCTGTATGGAAGGGCCATCGCTCAACGGATAAAAGGTACTCCGGGGATAACAGGCTGATACCGCCCAAGAGTTCATATCGACGGCGGTGTTTGGCACCTCGATGTCGGCTCATCACATCCTGGGGCTGAAGCCGGTCCCAAGGGTATGGCTGTTCGCCATTTAAAGTGGTACGCGAGCTGGGTTTAGAACGTCGTGAGACAGTTCGGTCCCTATCTGCCGTGGACGTTTGAGATTTGAGAGGGGCTGCTCCTAGTACGAGAGGACCGGAGTGGACGAACCTCTGGTGTTCCGGTTGTCACGCCAGTGGCATTGCCGGGTAGCTATGTTCGGAATAGATAACCGCTGAAAGCATCTAAGCGGGAAACTAGCC from Pseudomonas yamanorum harbors:
- the tyrS gene encoding tyrosine--tRNA ligase, which produces MKSVEEQLALIKRGAEELLVEAELIEKLKRGQPLRIKAGFDPTAPDLHLGHTVLINKLRQFQELGHQVIFLIGDFTGMIGDPSGKSATRPPLNREQVLDNAETYKTQVFKILDPAKTEVAFNSTWMDQMGPADFIRLTSQYTVARMLERDDFDKRYSTNQPIAIHEFLYPLVQGYDSVALRADVELGGTDQKFNLLMGRELQRAYGQEAQCILTMPLLEGLDGVKKMSKSLGNYVGIQEAPGVMYGKLVSIPDALMWRYFELLSFRSMDEINALRAEVEAGANPRDVKIKLAEEIVARFHGEEAAASAHRAAGNRMKDGELPDDLPEVELTAAEAMPIAAVLNKAGLVKNSAVARDLLGSGGVRIDGEVVDRTFIYELGATHVCQAGKKAFARITLKSE